The following are from one region of the Thermodesulfobacteriota bacterium genome:
- the hflK gene encoding FtsH protease activity modulator HflK → MAWEQPQSPWGQGPRPPSLEKLIANLLNQIREAFAGRGAGGGGDGSGGSRPRPAAGPGGPSRLGRVATFLLVLFLLNAALSSFYTVQPGERGVVLRLGRYAHTTSSGLNFKIPYLDEVVKVDVEKVQKEEFGFRTKVPGQQTTYEKGGFEPESLMLTGDKNVIDAEWIVQYKIRDPMSYLFRIRDPRQTVRDVSETVIRRVMGNANFDYVLSNREILAAATAREMQESLDRFESGIDIVTVQLQDVNPPERVKPAFNEVNEADQDMKRLVNEAEEAYNREIPKARGTATQLQEEARGYAIERVNNAQGETARFLSILEEYRQAPEVTRKRMYLETMRAVLPNVKEIYVMDAEQGGVVPFLDLSRGRKQP, encoded by the coding sequence ATGGCCTGGGAACAACCGCAGTCACCATGGGGGCAGGGGCCACGGCCCCCAAGCCTGGAGAAGCTCATCGCCAACCTGCTGAACCAGATCCGGGAGGCCTTTGCCGGTCGCGGTGCAGGCGGCGGCGGTGACGGCTCCGGAGGCAGCCGGCCGCGGCCGGCTGCGGGCCCTGGCGGGCCCTCCCGTCTGGGCCGCGTCGCGACCTTCCTGCTGGTGCTGTTCCTGTTGAACGCCGCCCTGTCTTCCTTCTACACCGTGCAGCCTGGCGAGCGGGGGGTGGTGCTGCGCCTGGGCCGCTACGCCCATACGACCAGCTCTGGGCTCAACTTCAAGATCCCGTACCTGGACGAGGTGGTCAAGGTGGATGTGGAGAAGGTGCAGAAGGAGGAGTTCGGCTTCCGCACCAAGGTCCCGGGGCAGCAGACCACCTACGAGAAGGGCGGCTTTGAGCCCGAGTCCCTCATGCTCACCGGCGACAAGAACGTCATCGATGCCGAGTGGATCGTTCAATACAAGATCCGGGACCCCATGAGCTACCTCTTCCGGATCCGGGATCCCCGGCAGACGGTGCGGGATGTCTCCGAGACCGTCATCCGCCGGGTGATGGGCAACGCCAACTTCGACTACGTGCTCAGCAACCGGGAGATCCTGGCGGCGGCCACGGCCCGGGAGATGCAAGAGTCCCTCGACCGCTTCGAAAGCGGGATCGACATCGTCACCGTGCAGCTCCAGGATGTGAATCCGCCGGAGCGGGTCAAGCCAGCCTTCAACGAGGTCAACGAGGCCGATCAGGACATGAAGCGCCTGGTGAACGAGGCGGAGGAGGCCTACAACCGGGAGATCCCTAAGGCCAGGGGCACCGCCACTCAGCTCCAGGAGGAGGCCCGGGGCTATGCCATCGAGCGGGTCAACAACGCCCAGGGCGAGACCGCCCGTTTCCTGTCCATCCTGGAGGAGTACCGTCAGGCGCCGGAGGTAACCCGCAAGCGCATGTACCTGGAGACCATGCGGGCCGTGCTGCCAAACGTGAAAGAGATCTACGTGATGGACGCGGAACAGGGCGGGGTGGTGCCCTTCCTGGATCTTTCCCGAGGCCGGAAACAGCCGTAG
- the hflC gene encoding protease modulator HflC, whose protein sequence is MAKSIRFVLLAVVVGLLALAWDAFFLVREGQQAVIMQFGRPVGKPIVEAGLQLKLPLIQNVRYFERRILIWDGDPNQIPTNDKTFVYLEVTARWRIADPLRFLQAVNNESRAQSLLDDIIDGTVRDLVNKNDLVEIIRSSDWSREAMGGEVTEEIAFGRDRITAMIHEAAAKITPSYGIELLDVLFKRVNYIESVRLKVYERMISERKRIAAEKRSYGEGQKAAILGRLDKELKEIISTANRDAQMIRGEADAEATRIYGEVYSRDPDLYAFLTTLESYRETVAGNSTLVLSPDSEFYQYLKKIR, encoded by the coding sequence ATGGCCAAGAGCATCCGTTTCGTTCTTCTTGCCGTGGTGGTGGGGCTGCTGGCCCTGGCCTGGGATGCCTTCTTCCTGGTCCGGGAGGGGCAGCAGGCGGTGATCATGCAGTTCGGCCGGCCGGTGGGCAAGCCCATTGTCGAGGCCGGGCTGCAGCTCAAGCTGCCCCTCATCCAGAACGTTCGCTACTTCGAGCGCCGCATCCTGATCTGGGACGGCGATCCCAACCAGATCCCCACCAACGACAAGACCTTCGTCTACCTGGAGGTGACCGCCCGCTGGCGGATCGCCGATCCCTTGCGGTTCCTGCAGGCGGTCAACAACGAAAGCCGGGCCCAGAGCCTGCTCGACGACATCATCGACGGCACGGTGCGGGATCTGGTGAACAAGAACGATCTGGTGGAGATCATCCGCTCCTCCGACTGGTCCCGGGAGGCCATGGGCGGGGAGGTGACCGAGGAGATCGCCTTTGGCCGGGACAGGATCACCGCCATGATCCACGAGGCCGCGGCCAAGATCACGCCGTCTTACGGCATCGAGCTTCTGGACGTGCTCTTCAAGAGGGTCAACTACATCGAGAGCGTGCGGCTCAAGGTCTACGAGCGGATGATCTCGGAGAGGAAGCGGATTGCGGCGGAGAAGCGCTCGTACGGCGAGGGCCAAAAGGCGGCCATCCTCGGCCGGCTGGACAAGGAGCTCAAGGAGATCATCTCCACCGCCAACCGGGACGCCCAGATGATCCGGGGCGAGGCCGATGCCGAGGCGACCCGCATCTACGGCGAGGTCTACAGCCGGGATCCGGATCTCTACGCCTTTCTGACCACCCTGGAGAGCTACCGGGAAACGGTGGCTGGCAACAGCACCCTGGTTCTGTCCCCGGATTCGGAGTTCTACCAGTATCTCAAGAAGATCCGCTGA
- the thiE gene encoding thiamine phosphate synthase, with translation MVAPAASSPAASRLAQRLRLLTEEVTVYPVSCERLAAGRSDLEWLRAVLAGGARIVQLRDKEASSRQLYAKAEAFRRLTSDAGALFIIDDRLDVALAVDADGIHLGDQDLPAEAARRLAPELIIGVSCHSGEDVAAALAQGASYYNIGPIFPTATKTGVARSVGPEAIEAWCRLSPLPFTVMGGIKRDHVPELVRRGARRLAVVTALTQAPDIEAETRALVAAIRSALAARAAGGSSREPEP, from the coding sequence ATGGTCGCCCCTGCCGCCTCTTCCCCAGCCGCCAGCCGCCTGGCCCAGCGCCTGCGCCTCCTGACCGAAGAGGTCACCGTCTACCCGGTGTCCTGCGAGAGGCTGGCTGCCGGCCGCTCGGATCTGGAGTGGCTGCGGGCGGTCCTGGCCGGCGGCGCCCGCATCGTCCAGCTCCGGGACAAGGAGGCCAGCAGCCGGCAGCTCTACGCCAAGGCCGAGGCCTTCCGGCGCCTGACCAGCGATGCCGGGGCGCTCTTCATCATCGACGACCGGCTGGATGTGGCCCTGGCTGTGGATGCCGACGGCATCCACCTGGGCGACCAGGACCTGCCGGCCGAGGCGGCCCGCCGGTTGGCCCCCGAGCTCATCATCGGCGTCTCCTGCCACAGCGGCGAGGATGTGGCCGCCGCCCTGGCCCAGGGCGCCTCGTATTACAACATCGGCCCCATCTTCCCCACCGCCACCAAGACGGGAGTGGCTCGCTCCGTGGGTCCCGAGGCGATCGAGGCCTGGTGCCGCCTGTCCCCCCTGCCGTTTACGGTGATGGGCGGCATCAAGCGCGACCACGTGCCGGAGCTGGTGCGCCGCGGTGCCCGCCGGTTGGCGGTGGTCACCGCCCTCACCCAGGCGCCGGACATCGAGGCCGAGACCCGGGCCCTGGTGGCCGCCATCCGTTCTGCCCTGGCGGCCCGGGCCGCTGGCGGCAGCAGCCGTGAGCCGGAGCCATGA